In Candidatus Omnitrophota bacterium, the DNA window GATTCCAGTATGAATAAATTCGATAAGAAGCGTTAATTAATCAATAATGGTAAAAGATAGGTATTTAAGACTGGGCGAATTTTTGATTAAAGAAGGGCTTATTACTGCTACTCAGCTGGAAAAAGCTATCAGCGCACAGAGGCAGGAGGGTGGACGGCTTGGTGAGATTTTAGTTAAGTTGGGGATGGTTAAAGAAGACCAGGTGGTGGCAGCATTAGGCAAACAGTTAAATATGCCTTATTTTTCAATAGGTACGGGAATGCTTAAGCCGGCGATGGATCAGGGCTTAGAGCATATGATTCCTCAGGATTTTGCTTTTAAGAATTGTGTTTTACCGCTTTCAAGGATGCTTCGCTCTTTGACCGTAGCAATGGCCGATCCTTTAGACCTGCTCCTTATCGATAGCCTTAGGAAGCTTACTGGTAGTGAAATTAATCCAGTGATAGCTACGCGATCCGATATTATGAAGGCGGTTGAAGAATTTTATGGTAAATCTGCCATGCTTAAGGATGTTGTAGATTCAAGTTATGATGTAAGTGCTTCAATTGCCCAGGGGCAGGAGGATATGGGGCAGGAGTTGAGCCTTGATAAACTGATTGCCCGGGCAGAAGAGGCCCCGGTTGTAAAATTAGTAGATTTGATAATCCGACAGGCAATCGATGAGCGGGCTTCAGATATCCATATTGAACCCTTTAAAGACAGGATTTCGTTACGATATAGAATTGACGGTAAACTTTATGAGATTCCTTCGCCGGCAAAACACCTGCATTTACCGCTTGTGTCACGCGTAAAGATTTTGGCTAAGCTTGACATTGCGGAAAAAAGATTACCTCAGGATGGGGCGATTCTAGTGCGTATTAATGAACGTCCGATAGATATTCGTGTTTCCATTATTCCGACTATATACGGGGAAAAAGCGGTTTTAAGAATTTTAGACCGCGGCGGAGTTTCGTTAAATTTGGAATATATGGGGTTTGATGCTAAACAGCTTGAGCATGTACGTAGGGCAATTTCTTCCCCTTATGGGTTAGTTTTAATTACTGGCCCAACCGGTAGTGGAAAATCTACTTCACTCTATGCTATTTTAAATGAAATTAAGAGTCCTACGAAAAATATAATTACCGTTGAAGATCCCGTAGAATATAAAATGGATCAAATTAACCAGGTACAGATAAAACCGGAAATCGGGCTCACCTTTGCGGCTGCTTTACGTAGTTTCTTACGGCAGGATCCGGATGTTATGCTTGTTGGTGAGGTTAGGGATTTAGAGACTGCGCAGATTTGTATTCGCTCGGCCCTTACCGGCCACTTAGTTTTGAGTACTTTGCATACTAATGATGCTCCATCTGCAGTAAGCCGGCTTATGGATATTGGCATCGAGCCTTATATGCTTGCGCCTTCACTGCTTATTGTTATTGCGCAAAGGCTTATTCGTAAATTATGCCCGGATTGTAAAGAGGCATATGAACCTACTAGTGTTCAGCTTAAAGGTGCGGCTGTTAAAGCAGAACTTATTTACAAGTCTAAAGGATGTGCTAAATGTAATAATATCGGGTATAAAGGCAGAACTTGTATTGTTGAAGTTATGCCTGTTTCGTTGGAGATCCAGGATTTGATTACTCAGAAGGCATCATTTCAGAAAATACGTGAAGTTGCTAGGGCTTCAGGCATGCAAACACTCTATGAATCAGGAATTAGGAAGGTTGAAGGTGGAGTAACTTCATTGGAAGAAGTTTTCTCTACTACATTGGGAGTCGAATAATGCCTAAGTTTTACTATGTTGCTAGAAATCGTTCTGGAGTTAAAGAAACTGGCAGTGAAGAGGCGCTAAATCAAGAAGATGCAGTAACTAAAATCCAGTCTCGAGATTTGGTAGTAATCAATATTATCCCTGAAGGCACAGAGCCTGGGGGTAAAGGTGTTGATAATTTGGTTAGGAGTAAGTTTAAACCTAAACATGGTAGAGTTACTAGTGAAGACCTTACTTTGTTTTGTCGGCAGTTGTCTACCTTAATTGGTGCAGGAGTTACGATTCTGATGAGTTTGAATATTATTTCCAAACAGGTATCCAGCAGAAAACTCTATGGAGTTATTACAGATTTAACTAAAAATATGGAAGCAGGCTTAAGTTTTCATGAGGCAATGGCTTTACATCCTAGAGTATTCTCGGATCTTTGGGTTAATCTTGTTGAAAGCGGAGAGGCCAGTGGAAATCTGGCAGTTGTTCTAGGCCGGCTTGCGTCATATCTGGAAAAGGTAGGTGAGTTTAAGAGAAAGATTATTTCCGCATTGATTTACCCGGCAATTTTAACGCTTGTGGGTTTAGGGGCGCTTTTGTTTTTAACTATAAAAATAGTCCCTACATTTGCTGAGATATTCAAAAATTTTAATATGACCCTTCCTGCACTTACTCAGATATTGGTTGGTGTAAGTACTTTTCTTAGGAAATTTTTATTTTTGATAATTATAGTAATCGCCGGAGCAGTTTTTGCTTTTAAAAAATATATAGAAACCAAACTCGGTAGAAGGAGTTTTGAAGAATTTAAATTTAAATTGCCGGTCTTTGGTGAATTTTTTTTGGCTATGAATATTGAAAGATTTTCTTCGGAGATGGCCACTCTTCTTGAATCAGGAGTCCCAATTCTTTATTCTTTAGAGATATCAGAGCGTAGTGTAGATAATTTGATTATGGCTGATATAATCAAAAAAATTAAAGAGGATGTACGGGAAGGTAAGCCACTTAGAGAGTCACTTGAGCGCAGCAGTTTCTTTGAACCTATGGTTATTCAGATGATTAGTATTGGTGAAGAGATAGGCGAACTACCACAGATGTTCAAAAGGATTAATTCTTTCTATCAAGAATATTGCGATACTTTTCTTGCTCGATTTGTTGCTATGTTTGAGCCGTTTGTTTTAATTTTTATAGGATTGGTTATCGGTATAATGGTTATAGGAATGTTCTTGCCTATATTTGAACTTTCAAAAGGGGGTGGATAGTTATTGACAATTTTCTAGAATAAGTTAGAATATTTTATCAAATAGTAATCATTAACAAAGGAGGAAAAGTGAGAAAAGGTTTTACTTTAATCGAATTAGTAGTAGTTATCATAATTGTTGGAGTTCTGGCATCGATAGGTTTAACCCAGTATACTAAAGTGGTGGAAAAAGGCCATGCAGCTGAAGCAAGGACAATATTAGGTTCTTTGAGGAGTTTACAGATAGCTGCCAATCTTGAGAATGGTGCTTATGAAACAAATATGGCTAACTTAGATGCTTCTATCCAGACCGCTTGCGCAACTGGTACACATTATTTTACTTATGCTTGCGCTGCAAGCGGTACATGTACTGCTACCAGATGTACTACTGCCGGTAAGGCTCCTGTAGGACCCTCAGCTTATACTAAAACTTTAGCAGTTGATGGTACATGGGGTGGTACAGGCGTGGCATTAGGATATTAAATACTAATAAATATAACTATTTAATAATTACTTGATGGCTACCTTTTTTAATAAAAAGGAGGAAAAGTGAGAAAAGGTTTTACTTTAATCGAATTAGTAGTAGTTATCATAATTGTTGGAGTTCTGGCATCGATAGGTTTAACCCAGTATACTAAAGTGGTGGAAAAAGGCCATGCAGCTGAAGCAAGGACAATATTAGGTTCTTTGAGGAGTTTACAGATAGCTGCCAATCTTGAGAATGGTGCTTATGAAACAAATATGGCTAACTTAGATGCTTCTATCCAGACCGCTTGCGCAACTGGTACACATTATTTTACTTATGCTTGCGCTGCAAGCGGTACATGTACTGCTACCAGATGTACTACTGCCGGTAAGGCTCCTGTAGGACCCTCAGCTTATACTAAAACTTTAGCAGTTAATGGTACATGGGGTGGTACAGGTGCGGCATTAGGATATTAAATACTAATAAAATATAACTATTTAATAATTACTTGATGGTTAAGAGCTTTACTCTAGTTGAAATATTAGTAGTGCTTATAATTATGGGTATCTTGGCTGCCTTGGCTTATACTAATTTTGGCACACCTACGGAGAAGGCTTTAGATAAGGAAGCAAGAGCAACTCTGGCACTTATGCGTGCTGCAGAGAGGATCTATAAGATGGAAGTTGGTGATAATTACTATCCATATGATTCTTATGTTTCTACAAGCAATGTCAGCTTAATAAACACTAATTTAAGGCTGAGTTTACCTACTGCTGCATCACCGAGATGGACTTACAGTATAAATAACGCTTCTTCAACTGGGATTGTTCAGGCAGCCAGATCAGGTAGGACTTGGTCACTTGATTCATCGAGTGCCTCTGAGGATCCAGCCTGCACCGGTTCTTGTCTGTAGCAGAATATGCAAAATCAGAAAGGCTTTACATTAGTTGAAATACTTGTATCTTCAGTAATATTTGCTTTGTTAATAGTAGGATTACTTAGTGTTTTTGTTTCAGGTACTAAAAATATTATACATGCTCGTGAACGCATGACTGGGTCTGAATTAGGAAGGTTTTTTATGGATCCACTCGGTAATTTCGTGCGTCAGGATACTTGGGATTCCAATGCCCTTGATATTTCAGCTACTCCGGTAAGCCTTCCTTCCCAAACGATTAACAATAGAATCTTTTCTGCTACCTATAAGGTTGCTGATAGTACAACTGATACTGCTTTGAGCGGTACTAATTTACGCAGAGTGACAACGACAATTATTTGGACTGAGTCAACCTTGTAAAACTCAGGAAAGCATGAAAATTGTTTTCTCCTTTTTCAAAAGACCTCATTCTAGTATTTCCAAAAATACCAAATCAATAACTTTAATTGAGTTAATTGTAAGCATTCTTATCGTATCAACCATGGTTCTGTGTATCTACAGCCTTGAAACATTTAGCCATGGCCAAGTAATCAATTCGGATAGAAGAGTAAAAGTTCAGAATGATCTTGCCTATGCTTTGGAGCATATGAGTAAATACCTCCAGCAAGCAAACGGAAATAGGCCTGTATTTCAACTTTTTCCTCCAGGTAACCCAACGGGTTTCCGTGTGTGGGTTGATTTTAACAATCCTCATACTCCTTCAGATTACACTGATGATGCTCAGATTAGGTATTCTCTTTCTGGCAATACATTGAGTGCCAGTTGCAGTGGTGGGCTTTGCGGTTCTTTTGTAGATGAGGATCTCAGTGGTAGGATTATCTCTGGTTTTAGCAATACGATCATTCCGGATCCTTTGCCAAGCCCGCCTTCATCTGGTTTTTATTTTATAATAGATCCTGATTCTAATGGTATGTCAAATGTTGTTGAAATTGGTTTAATTGGCCTCTATGACCCATCTGCTAGTACTACTCCGTCAGCCCTTCTTACGACAAATCCCCAGGTAATGATGAAAACAAGAGTAATCTGCAGTAATTGTTCTACAAACTAATTTCCTAAAACCCGATTATAAGGTTGGTACTTAATTAAAAGATAAGATAGCCCTTTTTATTTGCTAACAGTAAGAAGTTATGCTAAATTAATACAAATTAGGCTAATTTGGGGCTGTAGCTCAGTTGGGAGAGCGCCTCGTTCGCAACGAGAACCAGGCAATCTTTATAACATATTGAAATTGTTGTAAATACGTACTCATTGAATAACTTAGGTAGTATTTTTGTTTTATTAGTTTTTAATGGTTTTTAATCAATTTTAACCTTAGGTAGACACTATTTAGACACTACTTTAAGGATGCATTAGGGATCAAAGATAGTTGAATAAGAAATTGCTTATTTTTATTTTTGAGATAGAATTGCTTTAGAAGCAAAGACAATTTGGTTCACTAGCCATGCCTTAAAGAGGACATAGAACCTCTAACTGTGAAGTAAGGTAAGCTGCATCACTCCCCGAAAGGGAGGCGGGAAATGCAGTCTTATCGGATTTACTTCACAGTTGCCGGTGGGAATATGCGCCCGCTTTTTGTTGGGAGTAAGATTCAGGGAATAAGCAAAGGAGATAATGAAGAAGATAATCGTTTTGTTGGTATTGGTATCATTGGTTAGTGGTTGTGCATCTATACCAAGGGGTAAAATCGGGAATAGTAGAATATATAATGCTTCTTACGATAAAGTATGGGAAGTAACGCTTAAGGCTACCGAAGGTGATATTTTAGAAGCTAGAAAAGAGAACGGATTTATTTCTTTAGCTAATCACGATCCCTATCATCCTTTCAAGTATGTTAATTTCTCTTTAGGGATAGTAGCTTTTAGATCCATCCATATGTTTGTTTCAAAAAAAGATGAAGATCATACTGAGGTGGAGATTGATATAAAAGTTATGGGTTCATATTCAAAAGGAGTTTTGGAAAAAGAATATTTAGATAAAATTGAAACTGTATTAAATGAACAAAGTAAATAAAAAGCAATTAATAGTTGTTTGGAATAAGGAGGGGTTATGAGGATAATCATCGCCTTCGTAATAATAGCGACTCAAGTCTTTTTTTATAAAGCTTGCTTTTCTGATATAGTGATATTAGAAGATAAAACTTTGTTTGAGGGAGAACAGATTTCAGGTAATAAGTTTAAGGTTGATGGAGGGTTTGTAATATTTTCGAATCCTTTATGGAAAATAGTTAGTATAGAAAAAAGGATGCCAACAGATAATGAAAAGAAAAGCCTTATTGTATTCAAGGCGTCAGATTATGACATTATATTTAATGAAAGAGGAGAATATTCTGCCCCATTGACATCATTTGAGAAGAATGTTGGTAAAAGAGTTCAGGCAGTATTTGATACATACCCAAGTTTATCTGATAAAGCTTGTATAGAAATGGTTGCCAAGGAGTTTAAAATCGCCCCTACTATAATAGACCAAATCTTCTTAAAGGCAGCATTGAAAACAGGAGGCAAGCTATGAAAAAATGCCCTTATTGTGCAGAAGAGATACAGGATGGGGCAATTAAATGTAAACATTGTAGGGAGTTTTTAGAGAAAGTCAAGGCTACAGAACGGATTCCAACTGGTAAGTTTTGCCCTTTATGTTCACAAGCCTATGCTTTTGAAGTAAAAAATTGTCCTAAGTGCAATACGATATTAGAAGAAGAATTACAAGATCAAGAAGTTGAAAAAGATACAATCAGTTTATCTAAAATAGAGGAAAGCGGATGTGCTCCAGCAGTTATTTCTCTTATAATTCCTGGTACAGGACAGATGATAAAGGGACAGGTGGGAAGAGGGATAGTTTACTTGGTATCAGCAATTGGTTTGGGAGCTATTACATGGGGTGTTCTCGCTGTTGTCGTGGGTATATTTAGTTGCATAGATGCAGCCACTCCCGTTTATAAATGCCCAAAATGTAAGTCAATTATTGATAAAGATGCCTTGGTTTGTAAATATTGCCAGGCTAAATTTAGATAAATAAGATTTAAGTTGTATTAAAATATGGGGTACAC includes these proteins:
- a CDS encoding prepilin-type N-terminal cleavage/methylation domain-containing protein; this encodes MQNQKGFTLVEILVSSVIFALLIVGLLSVFVSGTKNIIHARERMTGSELGRFFMDPLGNFVRQDTWDSNALDISATPVSLPSQTINNRIFSATYKVADSTTDTALSGTNLRRVTTTIIWTESTL
- a CDS encoding ATPase, T2SS/T4P/T4SS family, yielding MVKDRYLRLGEFLIKEGLITATQLEKAISAQRQEGGRLGEILVKLGMVKEDQVVAALGKQLNMPYFSIGTGMLKPAMDQGLEHMIPQDFAFKNCVLPLSRMLRSLTVAMADPLDLLLIDSLRKLTGSEINPVIATRSDIMKAVEEFYGKSAMLKDVVDSSYDVSASIAQGQEDMGQELSLDKLIARAEEAPVVKLVDLIIRQAIDERASDIHIEPFKDRISLRYRIDGKLYEIPSPAKHLHLPLVSRVKILAKLDIAEKRLPQDGAILVRINERPIDIRVSIIPTIYGEKAVLRILDRGGVSLNLEYMGFDAKQLEHVRRAISSPYGLVLITGPTGSGKSTSLYAILNEIKSPTKNIITVEDPVEYKMDQINQVQIKPEIGLTFAAALRSFLRQDPDVMLVGEVRDLETAQICIRSALTGHLVLSTLHTNDAPSAVSRLMDIGIEPYMLAPSLLIVIAQRLIRKLCPDCKEAYEPTSVQLKGAAVKAELIYKSKGCAKCNNIGYKGRTCIVEVMPVSLEIQDLITQKASFQKIREVARASGMQTLYESGIRKVEGGVTSLEEVFSTTLGVE
- a CDS encoding type II secretion system F family protein, coding for MPKFYYVARNRSGVKETGSEEALNQEDAVTKIQSRDLVVINIIPEGTEPGGKGVDNLVRSKFKPKHGRVTSEDLTLFCRQLSTLIGAGVTILMSLNIISKQVSSRKLYGVITDLTKNMEAGLSFHEAMALHPRVFSDLWVNLVESGEASGNLAVVLGRLASYLEKVGEFKRKIISALIYPAILTLVGLGALLFLTIKIVPTFAEIFKNFNMTLPALTQILVGVSTFLRKFLFLIIIVIAGAVFAFKKYIETKLGRRSFEEFKFKLPVFGEFFLAMNIERFSSEMATLLESGVPILYSLEISERSVDNLIMADIIKKIKEDVREGKPLRESLERSSFFEPMVIQMISIGEEIGELPQMFKRINSFYQEYCDTFLARFVAMFEPFVLIFIGLVIGIMVIGMFLPIFELSKGGG
- a CDS encoding prepilin-type N-terminal cleavage/methylation domain-containing protein produces the protein MRKGFTLIELVVVIIIVGVLASIGLTQYTKVVEKGHAAEARTILGSLRSLQIAANLENGAYETNMANLDASIQTACATGTHYFTYACAASGTCTATRCTTAGKAPVGPSAYTKTLAVNGTWGGTGAALGY
- a CDS encoding type II secretion system protein, coding for MVKSFTLVEILVVLIIMGILAALAYTNFGTPTEKALDKEARATLALMRAAERIYKMEVGDNYYPYDSYVSTSNVSLINTNLRLSLPTAASPRWTYSINNASSTGIVQAARSGRTWSLDSSSASEDPACTGSCL
- a CDS encoding prepilin-type N-terminal cleavage/methylation domain-containing protein, with the protein product MRKGFTLIELVVVIIIVGVLASIGLTQYTKVVEKGHAAEARTILGSLRSLQIAANLENGAYETNMANLDASIQTACATGTHYFTYACAASGTCTATRCTTAGKAPVGPSAYTKTLAVDGTWGGTGVALGY